One stretch of Pseudomonas fluorescens Q2-87 DNA includes these proteins:
- a CDS encoding nuclear transport factor 2 family protein: protein MSNPVASLAPAIAGYIAAANACDSSAVTRFFAEDANVFDEGQHRVGTQAIAQWMEDTARRFRPRVEVLDVQQRTGKVLVHNLISGTFPGSPLELRYTFRLDGQGKITRLDIST from the coding sequence ATGTCCAATCCAGTCGCTTCCCTGGCCCCGGCCATCGCCGGTTACATCGCCGCCGCCAATGCCTGCGACAGTTCTGCTGTGACGCGTTTTTTTGCCGAGGATGCCAACGTGTTCGATGAGGGCCAGCACCGCGTCGGTACCCAGGCCATCGCCCAATGGATGGAGGACACCGCCCGGCGCTTCCGGCCCCGGGTTGAAGTGCTCGATGTCCAGCAGCGCACCGGCAAGGTGCTGGTACACAACCTGATTTCCGGGACATTCCCGGGCAGCCCGCTGGAGTTGCGCTACACCTTCCGCCTCGATGGACAGGGCAAGATCACCCGCCTGGATATCTCGACCTGA